Proteins encoded within one genomic window of Spirulina major PCC 6313:
- a CDS encoding Panacea domain-containing protein — protein sequence MSHDIIFSFNDIKATQAAAFLVKLHGQPSMSYLGLLKMLYVSDRRSLESSGYPITGDEFVSMKYGPVLTRIYDYVKPQGGRVFSDYWSSYIATVASPRNPQKKVYITLIDDPGDDELSPIEEDILRAVYQEFGHLDPFKVAEWTHSLPEWIDPQTLDRKVVKISILELLNYLNISDEQIQEIRETAERERYLDEVLNG from the coding sequence ATGTCTCACGATATCATTTTCAGCTTTAACGATATCAAAGCTACACAGGCTGCGGCTTTTTTAGTGAAGTTGCACGGTCAACCCTCTATGAGCTACTTAGGGCTGCTTAAGATGCTCTATGTTAGCGATCGCCGATCTCTGGAATCTAGTGGTTATCCGATCACTGGCGATGAATTTGTTTCCATGAAGTATGGCCCCGTTTTGACCCGCATCTATGATTATGTAAAGCCCCAAGGGGGACGTGTTTTTTCTGACTACTGGTCGAGCTATATCGCTACAGTTGCCTCTCCTCGAAATCCTCAAAAAAAAGTTTATATCACGTTAATTGATGATCCGGGTGATGATGAACTTTCACCGATAGAAGAGGACATCCTGAGAGCCGTATATCAAGAATTTGGACATCTTGATCCGTTTAAGGTTGCGGAATGGACTCACTCGCTGCCGGAATGGATCGATCCACAAACATTAGATCGAAAAGTTGTCAAGATCAGCATTCTTGAACTGCTCAATTATTTAAATATTTCCGATGAACAGATTCAAGAAATCCGAGAAACTGCTGAACGAGAACGCTATTTAGATGAGGTTCTCAATGGCTAG
- a CDS encoding antitoxin family protein has protein sequence MPQTVKAIYHQGTFILQTACDLPEGAEVEILIKTPQIIPPQITDQATKQHFLTQLVKRMQENSLPSHASKFTRDMLHERR, from the coding sequence ATGCCTCAAACCGTGAAAGCGATTTACCATCAAGGCACATTTATTCTACAAACAGCCTGTGATTTACCTGAAGGGGCGGAAGTTGAAATTCTGATTAAAACACCTCAAATCATCCCTCCTCAAATCACGGATCAAGCCACAAAGCAACACTTTTTAACGCAACTGGTGAAGCGAATGCAAGAAAATTCCCTTCCCTCTCATGCTTCAAAATTCACGAGAGATATGCTACATGAACGCCGTTGA
- a CDS encoding adenylate/guanylate cyclase domain-containing protein yields MGYVLVCNPKTDHEAIYPLNPGRNTIGRAPTNQIVIKHNSLSRRHAEILMERDRTHPDQFRFLLRDLKSLNGTFVNTVKIKQREITLDDGITLGMVALKLFDTDSEFADENEDPTDAPLPIVHHYSPKQTQVVLEDFIDKNQRSGSALRLKEKDKNQRAVDKLKILLEVSKQLASSADPDQLLDKILELLLEIMNVDRAALLLVDERTQKLEQKAVKARSGLSVRYQFYSTKITNYVRRHGDAVLTDDAAEDHRFEGSHSILIQAIRASMCAPLQPREEVIGVLYVDNLTCSNAYSGEDLEFLTALANQAAIAIETTRLANKMRENAIWRDKLERFFPTTISRKLREGGDLGIIETEVTALFADITDFTKMSSTMEPRAVIEMLNDYFNVMVEEIIFTYEGTLEKYIGDALLAIWGAPYSRPDDTDRAVQVAIEMQHAVQRLNQDWQDQDRQPIAIHIGLNSGPVAAGNIGSRRLIQYAAIGDTTNVTSRICDVAKAGEIILAASTVQRLNYKDYPLIELPPTLVKGKQDPLQLYRLEWRELPSLHEVTSHSSRPKL; encoded by the coding sequence ATGGGCTACGTGTTGGTGTGCAATCCGAAAACGGATCATGAAGCAATCTATCCCCTCAATCCGGGACGGAACACCATTGGCCGTGCGCCCACGAATCAAATTGTGATTAAACATAACAGTTTGTCGCGCCGCCATGCGGAAATTTTGATGGAGCGCGATCGCACCCATCCCGACCAATTTCGCTTTCTGCTGCGGGATCTAAAAAGCCTCAATGGCACTTTCGTCAATACCGTCAAAATTAAACAGCGGGAAATCACCCTCGACGATGGCATCACCCTCGGCATGGTGGCCCTAAAACTCTTCGACACCGACAGCGAGTTTGCCGACGAAAACGAAGACCCCACCGATGCCCCCCTGCCCATCGTCCACCACTATTCCCCCAAACAAACCCAAGTCGTCCTTGAAGACTTCATTGATAAAAATCAACGCTCCGGTTCCGCCCTGCGCCTCAAGGAAAAGGATAAAAATCAACGGGCCGTTGATAAATTAAAAATTCTCCTTGAAGTCAGCAAACAACTGGCCTCCTCTGCGGACCCCGATCAACTACTCGATAAAATTTTAGAATTGTTGCTCGAAATTATGAACGTGGATCGGGCCGCGTTATTACTTGTCGATGAACGCACCCAAAAGCTTGAACAAAAGGCCGTCAAGGCGCGATCGGGCCTCTCGGTGCGCTATCAGTTCTACAGCACCAAAATCACCAACTATGTGCGCCGCCATGGGGATGCGGTCTTAACCGATGATGCGGCCGAAGATCATCGCTTTGAGGGGTCGCATTCTATTTTGATTCAGGCGATTCGTGCCTCGATGTGTGCGCCGCTGCAACCCCGTGAGGAGGTGATTGGCGTGTTGTATGTGGATAATTTAACCTGCTCGAATGCCTATTCGGGCGAGGATTTAGAGTTTCTCACCGCCTTGGCCAATCAGGCAGCGATCGCGATCGAAACCACCCGCCTCGCCAACAAAATGCGCGAAAACGCGATCTGGAGGGACAAACTCGAACGATTTTTCCCCACCACCATTAGCCGCAAACTCCGCGAAGGGGGCGACCTCGGCATTATTGAAACCGAAGTCACCGCCCTCTTTGCCGACATCACCGACTTCACCAAAATGTCCTCGACCATGGAACCCCGCGCCGTGATCGAAATGCTCAACGACTATTTCAACGTCATGGTGGAAGAGATCATTTTCACCTACGAAGGCACGTTAGAAAAATACATCGGTGACGCTCTCCTGGCGATCTGGGGTGCGCCCTATTCCCGCCCCGACGATACCGATCGCGCCGTCCAAGTGGCGATCGAAATGCAACACGCCGTCCAACGCCTCAACCAAGACTGGCAAGACCAAGACCGCCAACCCATCGCCATCCATATCGGCCTCAACAGTGGCCCCGTCGCAGCGGGAAATATTGGCTCACGCCGCCTGATTCAATACGCGGCGATCGGTGACACCACCAACGTCACCAGCCGGATCTGTGATGTGGCCAAAGCCGGGGAAATCATTCTCGCCGCCAGCACCGTCCAACGCCTCAACTACAAAGACTACCCTTTGATCGAACTCCCCCCCACCCTCGTCAAGGGCAAGCAAGACCCGCTGCAACTCTACCGCCTCGAATGGCGTGAATTGCCCTCCCTCCATGAAGTGACAAGCCATTCCTCCCGCCCCAAACTTTAG
- a CDS encoding type II toxin-antitoxin system RelE/ParE family toxin, which yields MEIELSAMFIRRVRTLQKRYRSIRQDIEPVIQKLQAGEVLGEQIPNVGDAVFKVRVRNRDIQKGKRAGYRLIYYLKTNTKIILLTLYSKSDQSDITAQEIRDILAE from the coding sequence GTGGAGATTGAACTCTCAGCGATGTTTATTCGCCGTGTTCGTACTCTGCAAAAGCGTTATCGTAGTATTCGCCAAGATATCGAGCCAGTTATTCAGAAACTTCAAGCTGGAGAAGTCTTAGGCGAACAGATTCCTAATGTTGGTGATGCGGTCTTTAAAGTTCGGGTCAGAAATCGAGACATCCAAAAGGGAAAACGTGCCGGATACCGTCTGATCTACTACCTTAAAACCAATACAAAAATCATTCTCCTCACTCTTTATTCAAAATCTGATCAATCTGACATTACCGCCCAAGAAATCCGGGATATTTTGGCAGAGTAA
- the purE gene encoding 5-(carboxyamino)imidazole ribonucleotide mutase encodes MTYDLPPIGIIMGSDSDLPTMTAAIAICEQFDIPHDVAIVSAHRTPDRMVDYAKTAHQRGLKVIIAGAGGAAHLPGMVAALTPLPVIGVPVTTRQLNGVDSLYSIVQMPRGIPVATVAIGNAQNAGLLAVQMLAAHDPDLLVQVQAYRQSLTDQVLEKQARLDRVGSANYLATMQ; translated from the coding sequence ATGACCTATGATCTCCCGCCCATTGGCATTATTATGGGCAGTGATTCCGACCTGCCCACCATGACCGCTGCGATCGCCATTTGTGAGCAGTTTGACATTCCCCACGACGTTGCGATCGTCTCCGCCCACCGCACCCCCGATCGGATGGTAGACTACGCCAAAACCGCCCATCAGCGCGGCCTAAAAGTGATCATCGCCGGAGCGGGTGGGGCGGCCCATCTGCCGGGCATGGTGGCCGCCTTGACCCCCTTACCAGTCATTGGTGTGCCTGTTACCACCCGCCAACTCAACGGCGTAGACTCTCTGTACTCGATTGTGCAAATGCCGAGGGGGATTCCCGTTGCCACCGTTGCGATCGGCAATGCCCAAAATGCCGGACTCTTAGCCGTGCAGATGTTAGCCGCCCATGATCCGGATCTCCTCGTCCAAGTGCAAGCCTATCGTCAATCCCTGACGGATCAAGTGCTAGAGAAACAAGCCCGCCTCGATCGTGTTGGCTCCGCAAACTACCTCGCAACCATGCAGTAG
- the nagA gene encoding N-acetylglucosamine-6-phosphate deacetylase — protein sequence MTDCLLTDARLPGRSGLHHIYVEGGAIAAITLASPAPEALPRVPQFDFDGDWLSLGGIDLQINGGLGLAFPDLQHHDHPHLDNIAAYLWDQGVDGFCPTLVTTSLQKIHQALAVIAASPLRHPQPHRAQILGVHLEGPCLNPSKRGAHPAAHLQPLNREIMAAIIGDYGDLVKIVTLAPELDPIGDAIAFLTAQNIIVSLGHSLATAPEAHQAFDQGATMVTHAFNAMPPLHHRDPGLLGAALTRATVRCGVIADGEHICPLMLDLLLRMEHDGVFLVSDALAPMGLPDGDYPWDDRTITVTHGTARLDAETLAGTTLPLLAGVENLVRWGLCEPGRAIALATEAPRRAIVQAGLTRGQTGPFLRWSRDPHTAALHWQRLTLPTD from the coding sequence ATGACCGACTGTTTGCTCACCGATGCTCGCTTACCCGGTCGTTCCGGTTTGCACCATATTTACGTTGAAGGGGGCGCGATCGCCGCCATCACCCTAGCCAGTCCCGCCCCGGAAGCTCTGCCCCGTGTCCCCCAATTTGATTTTGATGGTGATTGGTTGTCCTTGGGGGGAATTGATTTACAAATTAACGGCGGCCTAGGGTTAGCCTTTCCGGATCTCCAACATCACGATCATCCCCACCTGGACAACATCGCCGCCTATCTGTGGGATCAAGGGGTAGACGGGTTTTGTCCCACCCTTGTTACAACCTCGCTCCAGAAGATTCACCAAGCCCTCGCCGTGATTGCCGCCTCTCCCCTGCGTCACCCCCAACCCCACCGCGCCCAAATCCTGGGGGTTCACCTCGAAGGCCCCTGCCTCAACCCCAGCAAGCGCGGCGCACATCCCGCCGCCCATTTACAACCCCTCAACCGCGAGATCATGGCCGCGATCATCGGGGACTATGGCGACTTGGTTAAAATCGTCACCCTCGCCCCGGAACTCGACCCCATCGGAGACGCGATCGCCTTCCTCACCGCGCAAAATATTATCGTCAGTCTCGGCCATTCCCTTGCCACCGCCCCCGAAGCCCACCAGGCCTTCGACCAGGGCGCAACGATGGTCACCCATGCCTTTAACGCCATGCCCCCCTTGCACCACCGCGATCCCGGTCTGCTCGGAGCCGCCCTCACCCGTGCAACGGTGCGCTGCGGGGTGATTGCCGATGGGGAGCATATCTGTCCGCTGATGTTGGATCTGCTGCTGCGGATGGAGCACGATGGGGTGTTTTTGGTCAGTGATGCCCTGGCCCCGATGGGTTTACCCGATGGCGACTATCCCTGGGACGATCGCACGATCACCGTCACCCACGGCACAGCCCGCCTCGATGCTGAAACCCTGGCCGGGACAACCCTCCCCCTCTTGGCGGGGGTGGAAAATCTGGTGCGTTGGGGATTGTGTGAACCGGGACGAGCGATCGCCCTCGCCACCGAAGCCCCCCGCCGTGCGATCGTGCAAGCCGGTCTCACCCGCGGCCAAACCGGCCCCTTTCTCCGTTGGTCACGCGACCCCCACACCGCCGCCCTCCACTGGCAACGTCTCACCCTCCCCACGGATTAA
- a CDS encoding PIN domain-containing protein, with protein sequence MNAVDTNILIYVHDPRDLAKQAIAASLVSSLTDGALIWQVACEYLAASRKLESLGYDRKKSYQYIRDLQQVWYTILPNWAVIDRAENLMSRFSLSHWDAMIIAACLDAKIETIYTEDFGYSTIENLNIVNPFHSS encoded by the coding sequence ATGAACGCCGTTGATACTAATATCCTGATTTATGTTCATGATCCCCGTGATCTTGCCAAACAAGCGATCGCCGCTTCCTTGGTTTCTTCCCTGACAGATGGTGCTTTGATCTGGCAAGTTGCATGTGAGTATTTAGCAGCGAGTCGTAAATTAGAGTCACTGGGTTATGACAGAAAAAAATCCTATCAATATATTCGAGATTTGCAACAAGTTTGGTACACTATTTTGCCAAATTGGGCTGTGATTGATCGGGCTGAAAATTTAATGAGCCGTTTTAGCCTGTCACATTGGGATGCAATGATTATTGCAGCTTGTTTAGATGCCAAAATCGAAACTATCTATACAGAAGATTTTGGATATTCAACAATTGAAAATCTAAACATCGTCAACCCTTTTCACAGTTCCTAA
- a CDS encoding phosphomannomutase/phosphoglucomutase — protein sequence MNAIAWKKLQNGSDIRGVALDGIPDEPVNLTPEVVARIGQGFVTWLSEQQGKGCEELAIAIGRDSRLSGPDLMSHITTAIAALGVTVYDVGLASTPAMFTSTIAPPLQCDGAIMLTASHLPFNRNGCKFFTAQGGLNKPDITAILSLAEANDITPAPTPGEIHSTDFMATYAAQLVEMIRQGVNHPDHYDQPLHGLKIVVDAGNGGGGFYVSQVLQPLGADTTGSQFLDPDGMFPNHIPNPEDETAMAAICEAVTANQADFGIIFDTDVDRGAAVDATGRELNRNLLIALIAAIALREHPGSTVVTDSITSDGLTQFIEQDLGGKHHRFKRGYKNVINEAMRLNAAGEESWLAIETSGHGAMRENHWLDDGAYLVSKVLVELARARLADRTVTDLIATLQEPAESMEFRLKIKTDDFKTYGNEVIAALTAHAEAESDWAIAPKNYEGVRVTCTDAAESGWFLLRLSLHDPVIPLNVETNVAGGVAKIQARLLAFLQQFDALDLTPLQP from the coding sequence ATGAATGCGATCGCCTGGAAAAAACTGCAAAATGGTTCCGATATTCGCGGCGTAGCCCTGGATGGGATACCCGATGAACCCGTCAACCTGACCCCGGAAGTGGTGGCGCGGATTGGTCAAGGGTTTGTCACCTGGCTCAGTGAGCAGCAGGGGAAAGGGTGCGAGGAATTAGCGATCGCGATCGGCCGCGATAGTCGCCTATCGGGCCCTGACCTGATGAGCCACATCACCACAGCGATCGCCGCCCTCGGAGTCACCGTCTACGATGTCGGCCTCGCCTCCACCCCCGCCATGTTCACCAGCACGATCGCCCCCCCGCTCCAGTGCGATGGCGCGATCATGCTCACCGCCAGCCATCTCCCCTTCAACCGCAACGGCTGCAAATTCTTCACCGCCCAAGGGGGACTCAACAAGCCCGACATCACCGCCATCCTCAGCCTGGCCGAGGCCAACGACATCACCCCTGCCCCCACCCCCGGCGAAATCCACAGCACCGACTTCATGGCCACCTACGCCGCCCAACTGGTGGAAATGATCCGCCAAGGGGTGAACCATCCCGATCACTATGATCAACCTCTCCACGGCCTCAAAATTGTCGTCGATGCAGGCAATGGCGGTGGTGGCTTCTACGTCAGCCAGGTGTTGCAGCCTTTGGGCGCGGACACCACGGGCAGCCAATTTTTAGACCCCGATGGGATGTTTCCCAACCACATCCCCAACCCCGAAGACGAAACCGCAATGGCCGCAATTTGCGAGGCCGTGACGGCGAATCAAGCCGATTTTGGGATTATTTTTGATACCGACGTAGACCGGGGCGCGGCGGTGGATGCCACGGGGCGCGAGTTGAATCGAAATCTGTTGATCGCGTTGATTGCAGCGATCGCCCTTCGGGAGCATCCCGGCTCAACGGTGGTCACAGATTCGATCACCTCAGACGGATTAACCCAGTTCATTGAGCAGGATTTAGGCGGGAAGCATCACCGTTTTAAACGGGGCTATAAAAATGTAATTAACGAAGCGATGCGGCTCAATGCAGCGGGGGAAGAGTCCTGGTTAGCGATCGAAACGTCGGGCCATGGGGCAATGCGGGAAAACCACTGGCTCGATGATGGGGCGTATTTGGTGAGTAAGGTGCTGGTGGAGTTGGCACGGGCTAGACTCGCCGATCGCACGGTGACAGATTTAATCGCCACCCTCCAAGAACCCGCCGAGAGCATGGAATTTCGCCTCAAGATTAAGACGGACGATTTTAAAACCTATGGCAATGAGGTGATCGCCGCACTGACGGCCCACGCAGAAGCCGAATCGGATTGGGCGATCGCACCGAAAAACTACGAAGGGGTGCGGGTCACTTGCACTGATGCCGCTGAATCGGGCTGGTTTCTCCTGCGTTTATCCCTCCATGACCCCGTAATTCCCCTCAATGTGGAAACCAATGTGGCGGGCGGCGTGGCGAAAATTCAGGCGCGATTGTTGGCATTCCTCCAACAGTTTGACGCGCTGGATTTAACCCCATTGCAACCCTAA
- a CDS encoding Eco57I restriction-modification methylase domain-containing protein, which produces MSRLIPLFQPKLLKNSVRAYSFPLDLSDRHALLNRWSDRIQSGTLDKIKEVSLHGDFLRDIFQTILGYRSVMSGSGETWDIHAEATIAARGGAADAAIGFFSDPPDGQKLTGRIIAPIELKGSKTNLDKAGSRQESAVDQGWRYANHTAGCKWVIVSNYRELRLYHVDKTYASAQVFELEKLADLEQFKQFFFLLYRKNFLPSTADQESRIDRLLQESDATEAIVTEELYRQYKALRLELTQHFQRVSKLRRKNRDLILVEKAQKVLDRILFIAFCEDRGLLPRQTIRKAHDHHDPYYPRPIWDNYKAVFRWVNEGNPDDPPIPEYNGGLFRHDPLLDEELTVNDSLCSAMNGLTQYDYADEVSVDVLGRIFEQSVTDLEELRSLAQDETYNAKQGQRKKQGVFYTPAYITRYIVGVTVGGYLERRKVAVLGRSELESSADWQTYLDEVLKPLTVCDPACGSGAFLIAAFDFLVQDYRQAYLYLDQEFDQAGVYRQILQGNLYGVDLSSESVEITKLSLWLQTAQKGKKLADLDGNIRQGNSLIADRKVDPLALDWGAAFPGVMNAGGFDVVIGNPPYVRQEYIAPFKPYLQEHYATYDGVADLYTYFYEKGVNLLKSGGMLSYIVTNKWMRAGYGEGLRGFFRERVVMEEIIDFGHAPIFPDADTFPCIIVARREESPNPDHPVTICPVPREDLPQINLPQYVTQSGYPVPWSRFSEQAWSLEPPDVDHLMDKIRAVGVPLKEFAGVKPYRGVLTGFNEAFLIDNDTKNKLIQADPKSAEIIKPYLRGQDIKRWSPEWQNLWIILIQSSANKSWKWSSAKSLEEAEGIFKGNYPQLYDHLIQFKKKLKKRSDQGKYWWELRACAYYDSFENSKLFYQVIQTLPQYAFDESGCYGNDKTFILPCSDFYLVACLNSPLIWWYSHRYFTRMLSGSISPMGYLFETLPIAPPTPEIRAQVEPHVAELIELTQQNQQSHRDLINWFRTEHNIAKPGRKLEDFSQLSEDDFIKELKKRQPKGSSFGPTARRHALEAYNDLAPAIQTRNSAIAHLEQELNDLINQAYQLTPDEIALMWRTAPPRMPIAPPPP; this is translated from the coding sequence ATGTCGCGTCTCATCCCCCTCTTTCAACCGAAGCTCCTCAAAAACTCGGTGCGAGCCTATAGTTTTCCCCTGGATTTGAGCGATCGCCACGCCCTCCTCAACCGCTGGAGCGATCGCATCCAGAGCGGAACCCTCGACAAAATCAAAGAAGTCTCCCTCCACGGCGATTTTTTGCGCGACATCTTTCAGACCATCCTGGGCTATCGTTCCGTGATGAGTGGTTCGGGGGAGACCTGGGATATTCACGCCGAAGCGACGATTGCCGCTAGGGGCGGCGCGGCGGATGCGGCGATCGGCTTTTTTTCCGACCCGCCAGACGGTCAAAAACTGACGGGGCGGATCATTGCCCCCATCGAACTGAAAGGATCTAAAACCAACCTCGACAAAGCCGGCAGCCGCCAAGAATCCGCCGTGGATCAGGGCTGGCGGTATGCCAACCATACCGCTGGCTGCAAGTGGGTGATTGTCTCGAATTATCGAGAATTGCGCCTCTATCATGTGGACAAAACCTACGCCTCTGCTCAAGTGTTCGAGTTAGAAAAGCTCGCGGATCTAGAGCAGTTTAAACAGTTCTTTTTTCTGCTCTATCGCAAAAACTTTTTACCCAGCACCGCTGATCAAGAGTCGCGAATCGATCGCCTCCTCCAAGAATCCGACGCAACGGAAGCGATCGTCACGGAAGAACTTTACCGCCAATACAAAGCCCTGCGCCTTGAACTCACCCAACATTTCCAACGGGTGAGCAAACTACGGCGCAAAAACCGCGATCTGATCCTCGTGGAAAAGGCCCAAAAGGTGTTAGATCGCATCCTGTTTATCGCTTTTTGTGAAGACCGGGGACTATTGCCGCGCCAAACGATTCGCAAAGCCCACGATCACCATGATCCCTACTATCCCCGCCCGATTTGGGACAACTACAAAGCGGTGTTTCGCTGGGTGAATGAGGGCAACCCCGATGACCCGCCGATTCCGGAATATAACGGCGGTTTGTTCCGTCATGATCCGCTTTTGGATGAGGAATTGACGGTCAATGATTCCCTCTGTAGTGCCATGAATGGGTTGACGCAATACGATTATGCCGATGAGGTTTCGGTGGATGTGTTGGGGCGGATTTTTGAGCAGTCGGTGACGGATTTGGAGGAGTTGCGATCGCTCGCCCAAGATGAAACCTACAACGCGAAGCAGGGCCAGCGCAAAAAGCAGGGGGTTTTCTACACTCCGGCCTACATTACGCGGTATATCGTGGGGGTGACGGTGGGGGGCTATTTGGAGCGGCGTAAGGTGGCCGTTTTGGGTCGGTCTGAGTTGGAGAGTTCGGCGGATTGGCAGACCTATTTAGATGAGGTTTTAAAACCGTTGACGGTGTGCGATCCGGCTTGTGGGTCGGGGGCGTTTTTGATTGCGGCGTTTGATTTTTTGGTGCAGGACTATCGTCAAGCGTATCTCTATTTAGATCAGGAGTTTGATCAGGCGGGGGTGTATCGGCAGATTTTGCAGGGAAATTTGTACGGGGTGGATCTGTCATCGGAATCGGTGGAAATCACAAAGTTATCGCTCTGGTTACAAACGGCGCAAAAGGGAAAAAAGTTAGCGGATTTAGACGGCAATATTCGCCAAGGCAATTCGTTAATTGCAGACCGCAAGGTTGACCCGTTGGCGTTGGATTGGGGGGCGGCGTTTCCGGGGGTGATGAATGCGGGGGGGTTTGATGTGGTGATTGGCAATCCGCCCTATGTGCGTCAGGAATATATCGCGCCGTTTAAGCCTTATTTACAGGAACATTACGCGACCTATGATGGGGTGGCAGACCTCTACACTTATTTTTATGAAAAGGGGGTGAATCTGCTCAAATCGGGGGGGATGTTGTCTTATATTGTGACGAATAAATGGATGCGGGCGGGCTATGGGGAGGGGTTGCGGGGCTTTTTCCGGGAGCGGGTGGTGATGGAGGAAATTATCGATTTTGGTCACGCGCCAATTTTCCCTGATGCGGATACGTTTCCTTGTATTATTGTGGCGCGGCGTGAGGAGTCCCCAAACCCTGATCATCCGGTCACAATTTGCCCGGTTCCCCGCGAAGATTTGCCCCAAATTAACCTCCCCCAATATGTGACCCAATCGGGCTATCCTGTCCCTTGGTCTCGTTTTTCTGAGCAAGCCTGGAGCCTCGAACCCCCAGATGTGGATCACCTCATGGACAAAATCCGCGCTGTGGGTGTGCCGTTAAAAGAGTTTGCTGGGGTTAAACCCTATCGAGGTGTTTTAACCGGATTTAATGAAGCATTTTTAATCGACAATGACACCAAAAATAAACTAATTCAAGCCGATCCAAAATCCGCCGAAATCATTAAGCCCTATCTACGCGGCCAAGATATTAAACGCTGGTCTCCAGAATGGCAAAATCTCTGGATAATTCTAATACAATCAAGTGCTAATAAATCTTGGAAATGGAGTAGTGCAAAATCGCTGGAAGAAGCAGAAGGAATTTTTAAAGGAAATTATCCCCAACTATATGATCACTTAATTCAGTTCAAAAAGAAACTCAAAAAACGAAGTGATCAAGGAAAGTATTGGTGGGAGCTTCGGGCGTGTGCTTATTATGATAGTTTCGAGAATTCCAAGCTATTTTACCAAGTCATTCAAACACTTCCACAGTATGCTTTTGATGAGTCAGGATGCTATGGAAATGATAAAACTTTCATTTTGCCGTGTAGTGATTTTTATTTAGTCGCGTGTTTGAACTCTCCTTTGATTTGGTGGTATAGCCATCGATATTTCACAAGAATGTTATCAGGTTCGATTAGTCCAATGGGATATTTATTTGAAACCTTACCGATCGCACCTCCAACCCCAGAAATTCGCGCCCAAGTAGAACCCCACGTCGCTGAATTGATCGAACTTACTCAACAGAATCAACAGAGCCACCGCGACCTGATCAACTGGTTTCGCACAGAACACAACATTGCGAAACCTGGCCGCAAACTCGAAGACTTTAGCCAACTCAGCGAAGACGACTTCATTAAAGAACTGAAAAAACGTCAACCCAAAGGCAGCAGCTTCGGCCCCACCGCTCGCCGCCACGCCCTCGAAGCCTACAACGACCTCGCCCCCGCCATCCAAACCCGCAATAGTGCGATCGCGCATCTCGAACAAGAATTAAACGACCTGATCAACCAAGCCTATCAACTCACCCCCGACGAAATCGCCCTGATGTGGCGCACCGCCCCGCCCCGAATGCCCATCGCCCCGCCGCCTCCATAA